The genomic region CGCTCCGGGCGGCGTCTTCCTGCTGAACACGGTCTTCGGGCCGGACGAAGTCTGGGAACACCTTCCGCGCCAGACCCAGGCCCAGATCATCGAAAAACGCCTGCGTTTCTTCGTGATCGACGCGCTCAAGGTTGCCAAAGCCAGCGGCATGGGCGGCCGTATCAACACGGTCATGCAGGTCTGCTTCTTCGCCATCTCCGGTGTGCTCCCCAAAGGTGAAGCCATCGGCGCGATCAAGCACTCGATCGAGAAGACCTACGCCAAAAAGGGTGAAGAAGTCATCGCCATGAACGTCAAGGCGGTAGACAATACCCTCGAAAACCTGTTCGAAGTCAAAGTACCGGCGACCGTGAACAGCGAACTGTCGCTGGCCGCTGCGGTGCCGGCCAACGCCCCCATCTTCGTTCGTAACGTGCTGGGCGCGATGATTTCTCGTAAGGGCGACAGCCTCCCCGTGAGCGCGATGCCTGTCGACGGCACTTATCCCAGCGGTACGACCCAGTACGAGAAGCGCAATCTGGCCCAGGAAATCCCCGTGTGGGATCCCGACATCTGTATTCAGTGCGGCAAATGCGCAATGGTCTGCCCGCACGCAGTGATCCGCATCAAGGCCTACGACCCAGCCGTATTGATCGATGTACCGGAAACCTTCAAGCACACCGGCGCCCGCGATACCGACTGGAAGAGCCTCGAGTACTCGATCCAGGTCTCTCCGGAAGACTGCACCGGCTGCGGCATCTGCGTGGATGTCTGCCCGGCCAAGAACAAATCTGCCCTCAACCAGAAGGCGCTCAACATGCGTGAGCAGCCGCCTCTGCGCGAGCAGGAAAACGTCAACTGGGACTACTTCCTCAAGCTGCCGGAGACTGACCGCAGCCTGATCAAAAACACCAGCATCCGTCAGCAGCAGGTCCAGCAGCCCCTGTTCGAGTTCTCCGGCGCGTGCTCCGGCTGCGGCGAAACACCCTACATCAAGCTGGTCACCCAGTTGTTCGGCGATCGCACCATCATCGCCAATGCGACAGGCTGCTCCTCGATCTACGGCGGCAACCTGCCGACGACGCCTTACACCATCAACGCTCAGGGCCGCGGCCCTGCTTGGGCAAATTCACTGTTCGAGGACAATGCCGAGTTCGGCTACGGTATCCGTGTCGCGCTCGACAAGCAGAATGAACAGGCTCTCGAAATGGTCCGCGCGCTCTCTGGCGACATCGGCACTCAGTTGACTGAAGCCCTCCTGAATGCGGATCAAAGCGACGAAGTCGGCATCTACACCCAGCGCGAAAACGTCGCGGTCCTGAAGGATATTCTCAGCAAGGTGAATACGCCTGAAGCCCGCAGACTGACCGAACTAGCCGACTCGCTCGTCAAGCGCGACGTCTGGTTGATCGGTGGCGACGGTTGGGCCTATGACATCGGCTTTGGCGGCCTCGATCACGTCTTGGCCAGCGGCCGCAACGTCAATGTCCTCGTTCTGGACACCGAAGTGTATTCCAACACCGGCGGCCAGATGTCCAAGTCAACCCCACGCGGCGCAGTGGCGAAGTTCGCGGCCGGTGGCAAGCCGCTTGGCAAGAAGGACCTTGGCCTGATCGCCATGAGCTACGGCAACGTCTATGTGGCACGCGTCGCTTTCGGCGCCAAAGACGAGCAGACGCTGCGCGCTTTCATTGAAGCCGAAGCCTACAACGGGCCTTCGCTGATTATCGCCTACTCGCACTGCATCGCTCACGGCATCAACATGACCACCGCCCTCAAGAATCACAAGGCCGCCGTGGACACGGGTCAGTGGCTGCTCTACCGCTACCATCCGGAACGCGCGCTCAGCGGCGAAAATCCACTTACCCTGGACTCGCGCCCGCCCAAGCTTCCGCTCAAAGAGTATCTGCAGATGGAAAACCGTTTCAAGATGCTCGAACTCAGCAAGCCCGACGTCGCCCGTGAGCTCTTTGCGGAAGCCCAGGAAGACGTACGGACCCGCTACGCCATGTACGAATATCTCGCCACGCGCAGCTTCAACAGCAACGGCCAGGGGGAACACTAAGATGAACCTCAACACCACGTACTTAGGTCTGCACCTGAAATCCCCGCTCGTGGCCTCGGCCTCGCCGCTGTCAGAGACCGTCGCCGGTATCCGTCGGCTTGAGGATGCCGGGGCAGGGGCGGTTGTGCTCTACTCCCTGTTCGAGGAGCAGCTCCGCCAGGAGCAGCTTACGCTCCATCACTACCTCGAACATGGGTCTGAAAGCCACCACGAGGCGACCTCCTACTTCCCCGAGCCGGAGGAGTTCCACACCGACTCGCGCGGCTATCTCGACCTGATCCGCAAGGCAAAGGACTCGGTGGACATCCCCATCATTGCCAGCCTGAACGGCACGACTCCGGGCAACTGGGCCAGGTTTGCGCGGCGTATCGAGGAAGCGGGCGCCGATGCGCTTGAGCTGAACCTCTACAACATCCAGACCAATATCGAAGTTCCCGGCGCCCACGTCGAGGCCAACGATATCGAGATCGTGCGCACCGTCTGCGACTCGATCCGCATCCCGGTCGCGGTCAAACTCAGTCCGTTCTTCAGCAACATCGCCAACATGGCCAAGCACTTTACCCAGGCGGGCGCCAAGGGTCTGGTCCTCTTCAATCGCTTCTATCAGCCAGACATCGACCTTGAGACGCTTGAGGTTCGCCCGAACGTCCTGCTCAGCACCCAGCAGTCCCTGCGGCTCCCGCTGCGCTGGATCGCCATTCTTTACGGTCGCATCGAATCGGATTTCGCGGCGACCGGGGGTGTTCATTCTGGCGAAGACGCCGTCAAGCTGCTGCTGGTCGGCGCGAATGTCACCATGATGGCCTCTGCGCTCCTGAAGCGCGGCGTGCCGCACATCAAAGTTGTCGAGAATGAACTGCGCGAGTGGATGGAGCGTCACGAATACGAATCCGTCGCTCAGATGCGCGGCGCGCTCTCCCAGATTAATTGCGAAGACCCGGCAGCCTACGAGCGCGCACAGTATATGAAGGCGCTAACGCACTATTCGAGGGAAGTCCTGCCGTGAGATTTATCGACGAATACCGTGACGCTCATGCCGTGCGTCAGTTCGCCCAGGCCATCGCGCAAATCACCACGCGCGGCTGGACGATCATGGAAGTGTGCGGCGGCCAGACCCACGCCATTGTCAAATATGGCGTGGACGAACTGCTGCCGCCGCAGATCACACTCCTGCATGGCCCCGGCTGTCCGGTATGCGTCACACCGGTCGAATTGATCGACAAAGCGGTTGAAATCGCCGCGCGTGCGGACGTCATATTCACGTCTTTCGGGGACATGCTCCGTGTTCCCGGCACGCGCGGTGATCTCCTTTCGGCCAAAGCCCGTGGCGCCGATGTGCGGATCGTCTACTCACCGCTCGACGCCGTGAAAATCGCGCGCTCGAACCCCGACAGGCAGGTTGTGTTCTTCGCCGTCGGTTTCGAAACCACCGCGCCGGCCAACGCAATGGCCGTCGCGCAGGCCGCAAAACTTGCCCTGACCAACTTTACGATCCTCGTTTCGCACGTCCTCGTTCCGCCCGCAATCGAAGCGATCCTGGGTTCCGAGGACAATCAGGTCCAGGGCTTCCTCGCGGCGGGGCATGTCTGCGCCGTCGTCGGCTATGAGGAATATCTGCCGCTGGCCGCCAGATATCGCGTGCCGTTTGTCGTAACTGGGTTTGAGCCGGTCGACATCCTCCAGGGCATCTACATGACCATCCGCCAGCTCGAAGAAGGGCGCGCCGAGGTCGAAAATCAGTACGCACGGGCCGTCCGTCGTGAAGGCAACCTGCCGGCGCAGAAACTTGTCACCGACATCTTCGAGGTCGTCCCGCGTAAGTGGCGTGGCATCGGCGAAATCCCCGCCAGCGGGTTAGGCCTGCGTCCGCCTTATCACACCTTCGATGCGGAGCGGCGTTTTGGCTTAACCGGCTACACCGCCGATGAAAGTCCGTTATGCATCAGTGGTCAGGTCTTGCAGGGTAAGCGGAAGCCCTTCGACTGTCCGGCCTATGGCACACTCTGCAATCCTGAGCATCCGTTGGGCGCGACCATGGTCTCTAATGAAGGAGCCTGCGCCGCGTATTACCGCTACCGGCGGCAGGAGTTGACCGCCGATGGCTGAGTTTGCGCTGAATTGTCCCGTGCCTGTCACGCCGAACGACATCATTCAGATGGCCCATGGCAGCGGCGGTACGGTCATGCACCGTCTGCTGGAGTCGGTATTCATGCCCGCCTTCAGCGATCCCGCCTTTACCGAACAACACGACGGCGCCTCGCTCTCCATCGGCGGCGCCCGGCTCGCCTATACCACCGACTCATTTGTCGTCCGGCCACTCTTCTTTCCGGGGGGCGACATTGGCACGCTTGCGGTCAATGGCACCGTCAACGACCTCGCCATGTGCGGTGCGCGGCCGCTGTATCTGAGCGCGGGTTTCATCCTCGAAGAAGGATTGCCGCTCGACACGCTCAAACGCGTCGT from Candidatus Flexicrinis proximus harbors:
- a CDS encoding dihydroorotate dehydrogenase-like protein, whose amino-acid sequence is MNLNTTYLGLHLKSPLVASASPLSETVAGIRRLEDAGAGAVVLYSLFEEQLRQEQLTLHHYLEHGSESHHEATSYFPEPEEFHTDSRGYLDLIRKAKDSVDIPIIASLNGTTPGNWARFARRIEEAGADALELNLYNIQTNIEVPGAHVEANDIEIVRTVCDSIRIPVAVKLSPFFSNIANMAKHFTQAGAKGLVLFNRFYQPDIDLETLEVRPNVLLSTQQSLRLPLRWIAILYGRIESDFAATGGVHSGEDAVKLLLVGANVTMMASALLKRGVPHIKVVENELREWMERHEYESVAQMRGALSQINCEDPAAYERAQYMKALTHYSREVLP
- the nifJ gene encoding pyruvate:ferredoxin (flavodoxin) oxidoreductase, yielding MSDREFMTLDGNEAVARVAYKLTEVAAIYPITPSSAMGEWADEWAAASKPNLWGTVPQVVEMQSEAGAAGTVHGALQAGSLTTTFTASQGLLLMIPNMYKIAGELTSAVFHVAARSLAAQGLSIFGDHSDVMAARATGFAMLASASVQEAHDFALIAQVSSLASRVPFLHFFDGFRTSSEVAKIELLDDNDLRAMVDEDLIFAHRRRALSPEHPFIRGTAQNPDVYFQGRETVNPYYAACSVNVQAAMDKFATLTGRQYKLYEYYGAPDATRVIVLMGSGCETVHEMTDYLNARGEKVGVLKVRLYRPFAAADLVAALPKTVQSLAVLDRTKEPGSAGEPLYVDVITALVEEWRTGALPVVVGGRYGLSSKEFTPAMVKSVFDHLLNARPKNHFTIGINDDVSHTSLDFDPAFSIEPDDVVRAVFYGLGADGTVGANKNSIKIIGENTSNYAQGYFVYDSKKSGSMTTSHLRFGPKPIRSPYLISSANFVACHQPTFLERFNMLDESAPGGVFLLNTVFGPDEVWEHLPRQTQAQIIEKRLRFFVIDALKVAKASGMGGRINTVMQVCFFAISGVLPKGEAIGAIKHSIEKTYAKKGEEVIAMNVKAVDNTLENLFEVKVPATVNSELSLAAAVPANAPIFVRNVLGAMISRKGDSLPVSAMPVDGTYPSGTTQYEKRNLAQEIPVWDPDICIQCGKCAMVCPHAVIRIKAYDPAVLIDVPETFKHTGARDTDWKSLEYSIQVSPEDCTGCGICVDVCPAKNKSALNQKALNMREQPPLREQENVNWDYFLKLPETDRSLIKNTSIRQQQVQQPLFEFSGACSGCGETPYIKLVTQLFGDRTIIANATGCSSIYGGNLPTTPYTINAQGRGPAWANSLFEDNAEFGYGIRVALDKQNEQALEMVRALSGDIGTQLTEALLNADQSDEVGIYTQRENVAVLKDILSKVNTPEARRLTELADSLVKRDVWLIGGDGWAYDIGFGGLDHVLASGRNVNVLVLDTEVYSNTGGQMSKSTPRGAVAKFAAGGKPLGKKDLGLIAMSYGNVYVARVAFGAKDEQTLRAFIEAEAYNGPSLIIAYSHCIAHGINMTTALKNHKAAVDTGQWLLYRYHPERALSGENPLTLDSRPPKLPLKEYLQMENRFKMLELSKPDVARELFAEAQEDVRTRYAMYEYLATRSFNSNGQGEH
- the hypD gene encoding hydrogenase formation protein HypD; translation: MRFIDEYRDAHAVRQFAQAIAQITTRGWTIMEVCGGQTHAIVKYGVDELLPPQITLLHGPGCPVCVTPVELIDKAVEIAARADVIFTSFGDMLRVPGTRGDLLSAKARGADVRIVYSPLDAVKIARSNPDRQVVFFAVGFETTAPANAMAVAQAAKLALTNFTILVSHVLVPPAIEAILGSEDNQVQGFLAAGHVCAVVGYEEYLPLAARYRVPFVVTGFEPVDILQGIYMTIRQLEEGRAEVENQYARAVRREGNLPAQKLVTDIFEVVPRKWRGIGEIPASGLGLRPPYHTFDAERRFGLTGYTADESPLCISGQVLQGKRKPFDCPAYGTLCNPEHPLGATMVSNEGACAAYYRYRRQELTADG